Proteins co-encoded in one Setaria viridis chromosome 9, Setaria_viridis_v4.0, whole genome shotgun sequence genomic window:
- the LOC117836403 gene encoding UDP-glycosyltransferase 91A1-like → MTCTLDSLQIPCALSLPFAASTLAEYGVPRVEPPVEGSTASILQRFALTFEKCQLVIHRACSELEPEHTPLLPGIFGKPVIQYGLVPPCPPAQSHIEHDNAALSWLDKQQPKSVLFAGFGSEPPVTVQQLHEIALGLELAGTPFLWALKKPNGLFEADGDILPPGFEERTRDRGLVAMGWVPQLSILAHSSVGAYLTHGGWASTIEGAMCGLPMVFLTFIGEHRINAQLLERKKVGLRVPRHEKDDSFDRQGIAGAIRSVMCEEQSKSVFVANAKKMQEIINDRKCQERYIDELIQRLRSFEK, encoded by the coding sequence ATGACATGCACGCTTGATTCACTGCAGATACCCTGCGCGCTGAGCCTGCCATTCGCAGCGTCCACGTTAGCGGAGTACGGTGTGCCGCGCGTTGAGCCGCCCGTGGAAGGCTCGACCGCCTCAATACTTCAGCGATTTGCACTGACCTTCGAGAAATGCCAGCTTGTCATTCATCGCGCCTGCTCCGAGCTGGAGCCAGAGCACACGCCTCTCCTGCCAGGCATCTTCGGCAAGCCGGTGATCCAGTACGGCCTGGTCCCGCCGTGTCCCCCCGCACAAAGCCACATCGAGCACGACAACGCAGCCCTGTCGTGGCTCGACAAGCAGCAGCCCAAGTCTGTCCTGTTCGCTGGTTTCGGAAGCGAGCCTCCGGTGACCGTCCAACAGCTGCACGAGATCGCGCTTGGGCTGGAGCTCGCCGGGACGCCATTCCTCTGGGCTCTGAAGAAGCCTAACGGCCTCTTCGAGGCAGACGGCGACATCCTACCCCCAGGTTTCGAGGAGCGGACGCGTGACCGTGGCCTCGTGGCCATGGGCTGGGTTCCTCAGCTCAGCATACTGGCTCACAGCTCAGTGGGCGCGTACCTGACGCACGGCGGGTGGGCCTCCACCATTGAAGGGGCTATGTGCGGGCTTCCCATGGTCTTCCTGACCTTCATAGGTGAACATAGGATAAACGCGCAGCTGCTCGAGAGGAAGAAGGTCGGGTTGCGAGTCCCAAGGCATGAGAAGGACGACTCGTTCGATCGCCAAGGCATCGCCGGAGCTATCCGGTCTGTCATGTGCGAGGAACAAAGTAAGAGCGTTTTCGTGGCTAATGCCAAGAAGATGCAGGAGATTATCAACGACAGGAAGTGCCAGGAGAGGTACATTGACGAGCTTATCCAGCGTCTGAGATCCTTCGAGAAGTGA
- the LOC117836402 gene encoding UDP-glycosyltransferase 91A1 — MDAADSSPLHIVIFPWLAFGHMLASLELAERLAARGHRVSFVSTPRNISRLRPVPPALAPLIDFVALPLPRVDGLPDGAEATSDIPPGKTELHLKALDGLAAPFAAFLDAACADGSTNKVDWLFLDNFQYWAAAAAADHKIPCALNLTFAASTSAEYGVPRVEPPVDGSTASILQRFVLTLEKCQLVIQRACFELEPEPLPLLSDIFGKPVIPYGLVPPCPPAEGHRREHGNAALSWLDKQQPESVLFIALGSEPPVTVEQLHEIALGLELAGTTFLWALKKPNGLLLEADGDILPPGFEERTRDRGLVAMGWVPQPIILAHSSVGAFLTHGGWASTIEGVMSGHPMLFLTFLDEQRINAQLIERKKAGLRVPRREKDGSYDRQGIAGAIRAVMCEEQSKSVFAANAKKMQEIVSDRNCQEKYIDELIQRLRSFEK; from the exons ATGGACGCCGCCGACTCCTCCCCGCTGCACATCGTCATCTTCCCGTGGCTCGCGTTCGGCCACATGCTCGCCAGCCTGGAGCTCGCCGAGCGCCTGGCCGCGCGAGGCCACCGCGTGTCCTTCGTCTCCACCCCGCGCAACAtcagccgcctccgcccggtcCCGCCCGCGCTGGCGCCGCTCATCGACTTCgtggcgctgccgctgccgcgcgtCGACGGCCTCCCCGACGGCGCCGAGGCCACCAGCGACATCCCGCCCGGCAAGACCGAGCTCCACCTGAAGGCCCTAGACGGCCTCGCCGCGCCCTTCGCAGCTTTCCTCGACGCCGCCTGCGCCGACGGGAGTACCAACAAGGTGGACTGGCTCTTCCTCGACAACTTCCAATactgggccgccgccgccgccgccgaccataAG ATACCCTGCGCGCTGAACCTGACATTCGCAGCGTCTACGTCAGCGGAGTACGGTGTGCCGCGCGTTGAGCCGCCGGTGGATGGCTCAACAGCCTCAATACTCCAGCGATTTGTGCTAACCTTGGAGAAATGCCAGCTTGTCATCCAACGCGCCTGCTTCGAGCTGGAGCCGGAGCCCCTGCCTCTCCTGTCAGACATCTTCGGCAAGCCGGTGATCCCGTATGGCCTAGTCCCGCCGTGTCCCCCCGCAGAAGGTCACAGAAGAGAGCACGGCAACGCAGCTCTGTCATGGCTCGACAAGCAGCAGCCCGAGTCTGTCCTGTTCATTGCTCTGGGAAGCGAGCCTCCGGTGACTGTCGAACAGCTGCACGAGATCGCGCTTGGGCTGGAGCTCGCCGGGACGACATTCCTCTGGGCTCTGAAGAAGCCTaacggcctcctcctcgaggCGGACGGCGACATCCTGCCCCCAGGTTTCGAGGAGCGGACGCGTGACCGTGGGCTCGTGGCCATGGGCTGGGTTCCTCAGCCCATCATACTGGCTCACAGCTCCGTGGGCGCGTTCCTGACGCACGGCGGATGGGCCTCCACCATTGAAGGGGTTATGTCCGGGCATCCCATGCTCTTCCTGACGTTCTTAGATGAACAGAGGATAAACGCGCAACTGATCGAGAGGAAGAAGGCCGGGTTGCGAGTGCCAAGGCGTGAGAAGGACGGCTCGTACGATCGCCAAGGCATCGCCGGAGCGATCCGGGCTGTCATGTGCGAGGAACAAAGTAAGAGCGTCTTCGCGGCTAATGCCAAGAAGATGCAGGAGATTGTGAGCGACAGGAATTGCCAGGAGAAGTACATCGACGAGCTTATCCAGCGTCTGAGATCCTTCGAGAAGTGA
- the LOC117840152 gene encoding protein SOSEKI 3, with protein MESRGRRPRTPERQRPAARKVPVVYYLTRSRHLEHPHFVEVPVASPEGLYLRDVINHLNTVRGKGMAAMYSWSCKRSYKNGFVWHDLAEDDLVLPATDGEYVLKGSELVDQSSPGQLYPVSNGNHKQQSRLKEGARQPLPREHSYPSSPPSVIVREAKPRRSPSVPSQEEDDTPSPCRDRSFGTMSPELEPRRNERAQLSASGSASPAEFRVYKPTGCMDAATQTDDLGRRSGRRAPEMRKKSLSTDHDAVVREITEYRQSHPRRSADLQGISRELLSQCATPLSIPSTRVKSESLESLIRADNMTNSFRILEEEDIVVPTCPKLKPTNVLMQLITCGSLSVKDHENVGIVQAYKPRFPSLKFPSPLISRTMMMGELDYLSENPRLMGMRLEDKEYFSGSLIETKMQRDVPAERYSALKRSSSYNAERGGGTLDCTRSDEDTTDTSSRSRCLPRTPILSSFLHPKSDSLKSPVSDCRRSSSARQDCDLASGNGSKRFADGSITSAAKADSFRKEEKLVKIEERLSSGARVVIQYTVPCNESDEGSER; from the exons ATGGAGAGccgagggcggcggccgcggaccCCGGAGCGGCAGAGACCGGCGGCGCGGAAGGTGCCGGTGGTGTACTACCTCACGCGGAGCCGCCACCTCGAGCACCCGCACTTCGTCGAGGTGCCGGTCGCCTCGCCGGAGGGGCTCTACCTCAGGG ATGTCATCAACCACCTCAACACGGTGCGCGGCAAGGGCATGGCCGCGATGTACTCGTGGTCCTGCAAGAG GAGCTACAAGAATGGGTTCGTGTGGCACGACCTTGCCGAGGACGACCTCGTCCTCCCGGCCACCGATGGCGAGTACGTGCTCAAGGGCTCTGAGCTCGTGGACCAATCTTCTCCAG GTCAATTATACCCTGTCAGTAACGGCAACCACAAGCAACAGAGCAGGCTGAAAGAGGGTGCACGGCAGCCATTGCCAAGAGAGCATTCCTACCCATCCTCCCCTCCTAGCGTGATAGTAAGAGAAGCCAAGCCCCGGCGTTCACCGTCTGTGCCTTCACAAGAAGAGGACGACACCCCCTCGCCGTGCAGGGACCGCTCCTTTGGGACCATGTCGCCGGAGTTGGAGCCCCGGAGGAATGAGAGGGCTCAACTATCAGCGAGTGGGTCTGCAAGCCCAGCAGAGTTCAGAGTTTACAAGCCCACTGGTTGCATGGATGCTGCAACTCAAACTGATGATCTTGGCAGAAGATCCGGTCGGAGAGCACCCGAGATGCGCAAGAAGAGTCTGAGCACAGATCATGATGCTGTAGTTCGTGAAATTACCGAGTACCGGCAAAGCCATCCTCGCCGGTCAGCAGATCTCCAAGGGATCTCCAGGGAACTCCTGTCCCAATGTGCTACTCCATTGAGCATACCTTCAACCCGTGTCAAGTCGGAGAGTTTAGAGTCCTTGATACGAGCGGATAACATGACGAACAGCTTCAGGATTCTTGAAGAGGAGGATATCGTTGTGCCCACCTGCCCGAAGCTGAAGCCGACTAATGTATTGATGCAGCTCATCACTTGTGGCTCCCTTTCGGTGAAAGATCATGAAAATGTCGGAATTGTTCAGGCATACAAGCCCAGGTTCCCAAGCCTGAAGTTCCCATCGCCGCTAATTTCTCGCACCATGATGATGGGTGAGCTTGATTACCTATCAGAAAATCCCAGGTTGATGGGAATGAGGTTGGAAGATAAGGAATACTTCAGTGGGAGCCTTATTGAGACAAAGATGCAAAGAGATGTTCCAGCTGAAAGGTATTCAGCGCTTAAACGGTCTTCCTCCTATAATGCAGAAAG GGGTGGCGGGACTCTAGATTGCACAAGATCTGATGAGGACACAACCGACACATCATCACGCTCGAGGTGCCTCCCCCGGACGCCGATCCTGTCATCCTTCCTACACCCGAAGAGCGACTCGCTGAAATCCCCAGTCTCAGACTgccggaggagctcctcagcgAGGCAGGACTGCGACCTGGCGTCCGGGAATGGGAGCAAGAGGTTCGCCGACGGCTCAATCACGTCAGCAGCGAAGGCAGACTCGTTCAGGAAGGAGGAGAAGCTTGTCAAGATCGAGGAA AGGCTGTCGTCCGGAGCTCGCGTTGTGATCCAGTACACCGTCCCTTGCAACGAGAGCGACGAAGGCTCTGAACGCTGA